Genomic DNA from Candidatus Margulisiibacteriota bacterium:
AATTAAGAAAAGAATGGCAATAATAGGGAAGGCAAGCTGTAGGCCGACTACAAAGGAATAACTTAATATTTTGATAAACGTTTGCGGTAACACCGTGCTGCCAAAGGTTAAGGTGCCAAGCGGGATTAGTTTGAAGCTGTAAAATAGCGCGGTTAAAATATAATGATGACCGTTGAAAACAAGAAAGAGCAGAATAGCGATGATATATTGCAGCTGTCCGATAAGCGATTGTTGTTCTCTGGTCATGGGGTCTATGACACTGGCAATATGCATGCCGGTCATAATATCGATCATGCTGCCGCTAAACTGTACCACAGCAAAGATCAGCAGCGCTATATAGCCGATCATGAGTCCCAGAACAACTTCGGTAAAAATGAGCATCATGTAGGTCAGGGGACTAATATTCTTCATCATCTCCGCGGGA
This window encodes:
- the fliR gene encoding flagellar biosynthetic protein FliR; translated protein: MTYPIINIPQLLIYFLFLMRVMGIFVSAPIFGTRTIPIQAKVGMAVILAYIFYMLFLPYPAEMMKNISPLTYMMLIFTEVVLGLMIGYIALLIFAVVQFSGSMIDIMTGMHIASVIDPMTREQQSLIGQLQYIIAILLFLVFNGHHYILTALFYSFKLIPLGTLTFGSTVLPQTFIKILSYSFVVGLQLAFPIIAILFLIDFSLGIISKGIPQMNVFLTSMPLKSFAGFAALFIAFIYFGNYFSKIPQITLENIVFFLRAF